From the Nocardiopsis changdeensis genome, one window contains:
- a CDS encoding GDSL-type esterase/lipase family protein, which translates to MLAAMAVTLLFIQAGSPGLTGRGDEGSDGPVPVPGPPSGELRVMVVGDSLTQGSSGDHTWRYHLWRHLTGSEVAVDFVGPYDDLYDLAGEEFGDDSYAVPDFDRDHAARWGYSAGDLSDEVSRLAAEYEPHYLLLLSGLEDILGGGTADHALEGVGETISTVRVVQGETRFVVGELPPVEGTADDARANSEIARFNMGVVALAEQLTSADSPVVVARVADGYSPARDNWDEAHPNARGELRIAAAFADALADPLGVGPAHPRPLPEMEVGPLTAPEPGHEEGDDGLVLSWEAVPGATDYRVTQRRVAPDPDGETVLPLEVEEDGGKYSALVEGLFSGARYEFTVIPFKGRDSGRASEPVQLVWRGDPPPGPAWIRLQDGGATLVWERVEDATHYEVWVRPLECSFSDDRRAPADTTDGVRSPDDGPVEPPPGGGDPSPGPVDPQPTPTPRPDPGPDPEPPVAPPAPGDPRCERRDGLGPDDGEGWRTLGSAGEDPRWAVTVSGDYEIVVRSHRDYVEGRFSDSILTARP; encoded by the coding sequence ATGCTGGCGGCGATGGCCGTCACCCTGCTGTTCATCCAGGCCGGCTCCCCGGGACTGACCGGGCGGGGCGACGAGGGTTCCGACGGCCCGGTCCCGGTGCCCGGGCCGCCCTCGGGCGAGCTGAGGGTGATGGTCGTCGGGGACTCCCTCACCCAGGGCAGCAGCGGCGACCACACCTGGCGCTACCACCTGTGGCGGCACCTGACCGGGAGCGAGGTGGCGGTCGACTTCGTGGGCCCCTACGACGACCTCTACGACCTGGCCGGCGAGGAGTTCGGCGACGACTCCTACGCCGTGCCCGACTTCGACCGCGACCACGCCGCCCGCTGGGGGTACTCGGCGGGGGACCTCTCCGACGAGGTGTCCCGGCTGGCCGCGGAGTACGAGCCGCACTACCTGCTGCTGCTGTCCGGGCTGGAGGACATCCTGGGCGGCGGCACCGCCGACCACGCCCTGGAGGGGGTCGGGGAGACCATCTCGACGGTGCGGGTGGTCCAGGGGGAGACGCGGTTCGTCGTGGGCGAGCTGCCCCCGGTGGAGGGGACCGCCGACGACGCCCGGGCCAACTCCGAGATCGCCCGCTTCAACATGGGCGTGGTCGCCCTGGCCGAGCAGCTGACCTCGGCCGACTCCCCGGTGGTCGTCGCCCGGGTCGCCGACGGGTACTCGCCCGCGCGGGACAACTGGGACGAGGCGCACCCGAACGCGCGGGGGGAGCTGCGCATCGCCGCGGCGTTCGCCGACGCCCTGGCCGACCCCCTGGGCGTAGGGCCGGCCCACCCGCGGCCGCTGCCCGAGATGGAGGTCGGTCCGCTGACCGCTCCGGAGCCCGGGCACGAGGAGGGCGACGACGGGCTGGTGCTCAGCTGGGAGGCGGTGCCGGGGGCGACCGACTACCGGGTGACCCAGCGCAGGGTGGCCCCCGACCCCGACGGCGAGACGGTGCTGCCGCTGGAGGTCGAGGAGGACGGCGGGAAGTACTCGGCGCTGGTGGAGGGCCTGTTCAGCGGGGCCCGGTACGAGTTCACCGTGATCCCGTTCAAGGGGCGCGACTCCGGCCGGGCCTCCGAGCCCGTCCAGCTGGTGTGGCGCGGGGACCCGCCGCCGGGGCCCGCCTGGATCCGCCTCCAGGACGGGGGCGCCACCCTGGTGTGGGAGCGGGTAGAGGACGCCACCCACTACGAGGTGTGGGTGCGGCCGCTGGAGTGCTCGTTCTCCGACGACCGGCGGGCCCCGGCCGACACGACCGACGGGGTGCGCTCGCCCGACGACGGGCCGGTGGAGCCGCCGCCGGGCGGGGGCGACCCGAGCCCGGGGCCCGTGGACCCGCAGCCGACCCCGACGCCCCGGCCCGACCCCGGGCCGGACCCGGAGCCTCCGGTGGCGCCGCCGGCGCCCGGCGACCCCCGGTGCGAGCGGCGCGACGGCCTGGGCCCCGACGACGGCGAGGGGTGGCGCACGCTGGGCTCGGCCGGCGAGGACCCGCGGTGGGCGGTGACGGTGTCGGGCGACTACGAGATCGTCGTCCGCTCCCACCGCGACTACGTCGAGGGAAGGTTCTCCGACTCGATCCTGACGGCGCGTCCCTAG
- the thiC gene encoding phosphomethylpyrimidine synthase ThiC gives MTASQSRDTGPTTGEHRVTTGPIMGSSKVYRDIETPEGFTLRIPGRRVGLTDGGHFDLYDTSGPYTDDTAHIDVRAGLPALRGEWIRSRTPVNGADTQLAHAKAGTITPEMRFVAEREGLDPEFVRSEVAVGRAVIPANRRHPESEPMVIGKNFLVKINANIGNSAVTSSVEEEVEKMVWATRWGADTIMDLSTGKRIHETRERILRNSPVPVGTVPIYQALEKVDGDPARLSWEVYRDTVIEQCEQGVDYMTVHAGVLLRYVPLTARRVTGIVSRGGSIMAAWCLAHHRESFLYTHFEELCEILREYDVTFSLGDGLRPGSIADANDEAQFAELRTLGELTHIARAHDVQVMIEGPGHVPMHRIAENVRLEEELCGEAPFYTLGPLTTDIAPGYDHITSAIGAAQIGWYGTAMLCYVTPKEHLGLPDRDDVKTGVITYKLAAHAADLAKGHPRAQEWDDELSRARFEFRWKDQFHLSLDPETATAYHDETLPAEPAKTAHFCSMCGPKFCSMKITQDVRRYAAENGLDTVEAIQRGMADKSAEFGEQGGRVYLPLTERSG, from the coding sequence ATGACGGCTTCGCAGAGCCGTGACACCGGTCCCACCACCGGGGAGCACCGGGTGACCACTGGTCCCATCATGGGATCATCCAAGGTCTACCGGGACATCGAGACCCCCGAGGGCTTCACCCTCCGGATCCCCGGGCGCCGGGTGGGACTCACCGACGGCGGCCATTTCGACCTGTACGACACCTCCGGCCCCTACACCGACGACACCGCACACATCGACGTCCGCGCCGGGCTGCCCGCCCTGCGCGGGGAGTGGATCCGCTCCCGCACCCCCGTCAACGGGGCCGACACCCAGCTCGCCCACGCCAAGGCCGGGACCATCACCCCCGAGATGAGGTTCGTGGCCGAGCGCGAGGGCCTGGACCCCGAGTTCGTCCGTTCCGAGGTGGCGGTGGGCCGGGCGGTCATCCCCGCCAACCGCCGCCACCCCGAGTCCGAGCCGATGGTCATCGGTAAGAACTTCCTGGTCAAGATCAACGCCAACATCGGCAACTCGGCCGTCACCTCCTCGGTGGAGGAGGAGGTCGAGAAGATGGTGTGGGCCACCCGCTGGGGCGCCGACACGATCATGGACCTGTCCACCGGCAAGCGCATCCACGAGACCCGCGAGCGCATCCTGCGCAACTCGCCCGTGCCGGTCGGCACCGTCCCCATCTACCAGGCGCTGGAGAAGGTCGACGGGGACCCGGCCCGGCTGTCCTGGGAGGTCTACCGCGACACGGTGATCGAGCAGTGCGAGCAGGGCGTGGACTACATGACCGTGCACGCGGGCGTCCTGCTGCGGTACGTGCCGCTCACCGCCCGCCGGGTCACCGGCATCGTCTCGCGCGGCGGCTCCATCATGGCCGCCTGGTGCCTGGCCCACCACCGGGAGAGCTTCCTGTACACCCACTTCGAGGAGCTGTGCGAGATCCTCCGGGAGTACGACGTCACGTTCTCGCTCGGCGACGGGCTGCGGCCCGGCTCCATCGCCGACGCCAACGACGAGGCCCAGTTCGCGGAGCTGCGCACCCTGGGCGAGCTCACCCACATCGCCCGCGCCCACGACGTGCAGGTGATGATCGAGGGCCCCGGGCACGTGCCCATGCACAGGATCGCGGAGAACGTGCGGCTGGAGGAGGAGCTGTGCGGTGAGGCGCCGTTCTACACCCTCGGCCCCCTGACCACCGACATCGCGCCGGGCTACGACCACATCACCTCGGCGATCGGCGCCGCCCAGATCGGGTGGTACGGCACCGCGATGCTCTGCTACGTCACCCCCAAGGAGCACCTGGGGCTGCCGGACCGCGACGACGTCAAGACCGGCGTCATCACCTACAAGCTCGCCGCCCACGCCGCCGACCTGGCCAAGGGGCACCCGCGGGCGCAGGAGTGGGACGACGAGCTGTCCAGGGCGCGGTTCGAGTTCCGGTGGAAGGACCAGTTCCACCTGTCGCTGGACCCGGAGACGGCGACGGCGTACCACGACGAGACGCTGCCCGCCGAGCCGGCCAAGACCGCGCACTTCTGCTCCATGTGCGGGCCCAAGTTCTGCTCGATGAAGATCACGCAGGACGTGCGCCGCTACGCGGCGGAGAACGGGCTGGACACGGTCGAGGCCATCCAGCGGGGGATGGCCGACAAGTCCGCCGAGTTCGGGGAGCAGGGCGGGCGGGTGTACCTGCCCCTCACCGAACGGTCCGGGTGA
- a CDS encoding glycosyltransferase family 4 protein, with protein MVFSKAHHRGLPTVTANPAPVPAAAEEDPVDLGPRLDGVRLVMINWRDPWQSAAGGAEEYAWRISRHLAERGAIVTFLTSREPHQARVETRDGIVIRRMGGRFTVYPRVMAWLALWRREYQLAFDCMNGIPFLSRLVLRRRTRVVSIVHHVHDLQFNAYFSAPLAWFGRFVESTVASWVYRDCTTVTVSESSRRALREKLGWRAPVEIIHNGGVQGPLKPLDDAPDDMGDPAIVSLGRLVVQKRVSQVADLARALEGEHPRLRVHIVGRGPEGEHLAEQISRDGTADRVRLHGFLPEEDKNSVLASSHLHVTASEFEGWGLTVIEAARLGVPTVAYDVDGLRDSVRDGETGWLVREGEELADVVSRALKELSDPHRRAAVRRACRAWADRFTWEASGARMTRLVARELDLPGGADAPDTTSGRKAEK; from the coding sequence GTGGTCTTCTCGAAGGCCCACCACCGAGGCCTGCCCACGGTCACCGCGAACCCCGCCCCGGTCCCGGCGGCCGCCGAGGAGGACCCCGTCGACCTCGGCCCCCGGCTCGACGGCGTCCGCCTGGTCATGATCAACTGGCGCGACCCCTGGCAGAGCGCGGCCGGCGGCGCCGAGGAGTACGCCTGGCGGATCAGCCGCCACCTGGCCGAACGCGGTGCCATCGTCACCTTCCTCACCAGCCGCGAGCCCCACCAGGCCCGCGTGGAGACCAGGGACGGGATCGTCATCCGCCGCATGGGCGGCCGCTTCACCGTCTACCCGCGCGTGATGGCCTGGCTCGCCCTGTGGCGCCGCGAGTACCAGCTCGCCTTCGACTGCATGAACGGCATCCCCTTCCTGTCCCGCCTCGTGCTGCGCCGCCGCACCAGGGTGGTCAGCATCGTCCACCACGTCCACGACCTCCAGTTCAACGCCTACTTCTCGGCGCCGCTGGCGTGGTTCGGCCGGTTCGTCGAGTCGACCGTCGCCTCGTGGGTCTACCGCGACTGCACCACCGTCACGGTCTCGGAGTCCTCCCGCCGCGCCCTGCGCGAGAAGCTGGGCTGGCGCGCGCCCGTCGAGATCATCCACAACGGGGGCGTGCAGGGCCCCCTCAAGCCCCTGGACGACGCCCCCGACGACATGGGCGACCCGGCGATCGTCAGCCTCGGCCGCCTGGTGGTGCAGAAGCGCGTCTCCCAGGTCGCCGACCTGGCCCGCGCCCTGGAGGGGGAGCACCCCCGGCTGCGGGTCCACATCGTCGGCCGCGGCCCCGAGGGCGAGCACCTGGCCGAGCAGATCTCCCGGGACGGCACGGCCGACCGGGTCCGCCTCCACGGGTTCCTGCCGGAGGAGGACAAGAACAGCGTCCTGGCCTCCAGCCACCTGCACGTCACCGCCTCGGAGTTCGAGGGGTGGGGCCTGACCGTCATCGAGGCGGCGCGCCTGGGCGTGCCCACCGTGGCCTACGATGTGGACGGACTGCGCGATTCGGTCCGAGACGGCGAAACCGGATGGCTGGTGCGCGAGGGCGAGGAACTGGCCGATGTCGTCTCCCGGGCCTTGAAGGAGCTGTCCGACCCCCACCGCAGAGCAGCCGTCCGCCGGGCCTGCCGGGCCTGGGCCGACCGCTTCACCTGGGAGGCCAGCGGCGCGCGGATGACCCGCCTGGTCGCCCGCGAACTCGATCTCCCCGGCGGCGCGGACGCCCCCGACACGACCTCAGGCAGGAAAGCAGAGAAGTGA
- a CDS encoding alpha-(1->3)-arabinofuranosyltransferase, with product MTSAESTARREPEDSRTPSPVSGGVDEKLLRRLKVLAVCLLLGALAASIDPGRIVSDTKLDLTVNPLGFMERALHLWDASYFGQIQNQAYGYFFPNGPFHLLLEWLGMPEWLVQRSWMAVLLVAAFLGVYKVAGALDIGTVNTRILAGVAYALAPRVLTLLSYNSAELQPMLLMPWVLLPLVLGARRGYPPARMALLSGAAFLLCGGTNAASELAVLIVPGLYLLTRSRGPRKRRMIFWWSVALVAATFWYVAPLLLMSRYVYSFMPYTEDAAVTTGITSLLNALRGTSNWMGFLPDQGNTALPSGAALSLTPWLIAVTALVAGLGLAGLVNRRTPERFFLVTTLLTGTAIVVAGYTGDLTGPFAGTMRELLDGALAPFRNVHKFDALIRLPVVLGLAHLPVVVARDRADRRGESVSGRVRRTVAAVCATAFLVTLVPIATVGVAPAGGFVALPGYWREAVDWLNDRSDERGMTMALPGSGRGEYEWGRPLDEPLQPLLEGAWTNHQIIPWGSAGVSRLTHEIDQRVSSGRGSAGLSATLARMGVTHLLVRNDLQRVDNHGGWPARVHQALEASPGITPVAEFGAPMGSLDHHSASQWFDQPYPALTIYEVEGAAPTVGVVPADEAVRVTGGPESLLYLAEQGLITDDRPVLLGDDPGAEQVSAEDTIVTDTARRREVVYPDVRRNVSATLTEDEELERDVPAPDIADPAWEDYTAHAEDIGIASVRASSSEAGAGARAADRDPGHGPQAALDDDLTTSWRSSAFTGALGEWIEVEFEEPQDLTGLTVAFEQFANDPPPSRISVVTDTGEVDVPVSQTGDPQEVMVPPGATTTLRLRVEELAWEPEYRFGTRVGVTSISVPGLEPARTLRVPGPADAGTLLFTGSTGTAPGCMEGSHVWVCNSGLQVQGEDARRLDRTFGLSAAAAAAPHSVSGEVVLTDPREAENAANRAGTYPYVTASSTAVQHPAAMGRGALDDDGSTVWYPDPEEKRPWLDIELGRPVELSHLTVDFPRADSVLRPIKVTVEGGGTVREGWLDGSGRVDFAPFTADAVRITFERPEGQALEIGTIALPGVDPVDPVPDGDASTACGLGPTLRVNGQRVETRISEGTLADQLTGRPLRYESCTALDLVEGENRIVVDPGNRYEVRSAVVGSGESVAERPEVSLTAPATVHEWGPGERRFDVEAVDTDSFLVVNENYNEGWQARLEGGEVLEPVRLEGWKQGWLLPAGSAGTVTLTYTPDAAYHRALIAGGVLAALLVVAALWPRRLLPGGRAGAAGALRGARALPAAGAAWPSRWFVLPLGLAYGVWVAGAVGAALVGAILLCMWWLGRRAPARLRHAKPGSPSMGGRLLPRLAGPWPVAVSLGLAGLAMAVGTHLAVHMPFHDITDVVGQPLRGWVAQLLCLPALARLVLALGQRPDPSRADAHPRGTGGARGASGPPGPGRSPDRPRGRSWNGDGPGPAPEAGGRESDHEEART from the coding sequence GTGACTTCGGCGGAATCCACCGCCAGGCGCGAACCGGAGGATTCCAGGACACCGTCCCCCGTCTCCGGGGGAGTGGACGAGAAGCTGCTGCGGCGGCTCAAGGTCCTCGCGGTGTGCCTTCTCCTGGGCGCGCTGGCGGCCAGCATCGACCCCGGCCGGATCGTCAGCGACACCAAGCTGGACCTGACGGTCAACCCCCTGGGGTTCATGGAGCGCGCCCTGCACCTGTGGGACGCCTCCTACTTCGGGCAGATCCAGAACCAGGCCTACGGGTACTTCTTCCCGAACGGGCCGTTCCACCTGCTGCTGGAGTGGCTCGGCATGCCCGAGTGGCTCGTCCAGCGCTCGTGGATGGCGGTGCTGCTGGTGGCCGCGTTCCTGGGCGTGTACAAGGTCGCCGGAGCGCTGGACATCGGCACCGTCAACACCCGCATCCTGGCCGGCGTCGCCTACGCGCTGGCACCCCGGGTGCTGACGCTGCTGTCGTACAACTCCGCCGAGCTGCAGCCGATGCTGCTCATGCCGTGGGTGCTGCTGCCGCTGGTCCTGGGCGCCCGGCGCGGGTACCCGCCGGCCCGGATGGCGCTGCTGTCGGGGGCGGCGTTCCTGCTGTGCGGCGGCACCAACGCCGCCTCCGAGCTGGCCGTCCTCATCGTCCCCGGCCTGTACCTGCTCACCCGCTCCCGCGGCCCGCGCAAGCGGCGGATGATCTTCTGGTGGTCGGTGGCGCTGGTCGCCGCCACGTTCTGGTACGTCGCCCCGCTGCTGCTGATGTCGCGGTACGTGTACTCGTTCATGCCCTACACCGAGGACGCCGCCGTCACCACCGGCATCACCTCGCTGCTCAACGCGCTGCGCGGCACCTCCAACTGGATGGGCTTCCTGCCCGACCAGGGCAACACGGCCCTGCCCTCGGGCGCGGCCCTGTCCCTCACCCCCTGGCTGATCGCGGTCACCGCGCTGGTCGCCGGGCTGGGCCTGGCCGGGCTCGTCAACCGGCGCACCCCCGAGCGCTTCTTCCTGGTCACCACCCTGCTCACCGGCACGGCGATCGTCGTCGCCGGCTACACCGGCGACCTCACCGGGCCGTTCGCCGGGACCATGCGCGAGCTCCTGGACGGCGCGCTGGCCCCCTTCCGCAACGTCCACAAGTTCGACGCGCTCATCCGGCTGCCGGTGGTGCTGGGGCTGGCGCACCTGCCCGTGGTGGTCGCCCGCGACCGGGCCGACCGGCGCGGCGAGTCCGTCTCGGGCCGGGTGCGGCGCACCGTGGCCGCCGTGTGCGCGACCGCGTTCCTGGTCACCCTCGTCCCCATCGCCACCGTCGGCGTGGCCCCGGCGGGCGGGTTCGTCGCCCTCCCCGGGTACTGGCGCGAGGCGGTGGACTGGCTCAACGACCGCTCCGACGAGCGCGGCATGACGATGGCGCTGCCCGGCTCGGGGCGCGGGGAGTACGAGTGGGGCCGCCCCCTGGACGAGCCCCTGCAACCCCTCCTGGAGGGGGCCTGGACCAACCACCAGATCATCCCGTGGGGCTCGGCGGGGGTCTCCCGGCTCACCCACGAGATCGACCAGCGGGTGTCCTCCGGGCGCGGCTCGGCGGGACTCTCCGCCACCCTGGCCCGGATGGGCGTCACCCACCTGCTGGTCCGCAACGACCTCCAGCGCGTGGACAACCACGGCGGCTGGCCGGCCCGCGTCCACCAGGCGCTCGAAGCCTCGCCCGGCATCACGCCGGTGGCCGAGTTCGGGGCGCCCATGGGCTCCCTGGACCACCACTCCGCCTCGCAGTGGTTCGACCAGCCCTACCCGGCGCTGACGATCTACGAGGTGGAGGGCGCCGCCCCGACGGTGGGCGTGGTGCCCGCCGACGAGGCCGTCCGCGTCACCGGCGGCCCCGAGTCACTGCTGTACCTGGCCGAGCAGGGGCTGATCACCGACGACCGGCCGGTGCTGCTGGGCGACGACCCCGGCGCCGAGCAGGTGTCCGCGGAGGACACCATCGTCACCGACACCGCCCGCCGCCGTGAGGTCGTCTACCCCGACGTGCGCCGCAACGTGTCGGCCACCCTCACCGAGGACGAGGAGCTCGAACGCGACGTCCCCGCCCCCGACATCGCCGACCCGGCCTGGGAGGACTACACCGCCCACGCCGAGGACATCGGGATCGCGTCGGTGCGCGCCTCCTCCTCCGAGGCGGGGGCGGGCGCCCGCGCCGCCGACCGCGACCCCGGGCACGGGCCGCAGGCCGCGCTCGACGACGACCTCACCACCTCGTGGCGGTCCAGCGCGTTCACCGGCGCCCTGGGCGAGTGGATCGAGGTCGAGTTCGAGGAGCCCCAGGACCTCACCGGCCTGACGGTCGCGTTCGAGCAGTTCGCGAACGACCCGCCGCCCTCCCGGATCAGCGTCGTCACCGACACCGGCGAGGTGGACGTGCCGGTCTCCCAGACCGGCGACCCCCAGGAGGTCATGGTCCCGCCCGGGGCCACCACCACCCTGCGGCTCCGGGTGGAGGAGCTGGCCTGGGAGCCCGAGTACCGGTTCGGCACCCGGGTGGGCGTCACCTCCATCTCCGTGCCCGGCCTGGAGCCCGCCCGCACCCTGCGCGTGCCCGGCCCGGCCGACGCCGGGACCCTGCTGTTCACCGGTTCCACCGGCACCGCACCCGGGTGCATGGAGGGCTCCCACGTGTGGGTGTGCAACAGCGGCCTCCAGGTGCAGGGCGAGGACGCCCGCCGGCTGGACCGCACCTTCGGGTTGTCGGCGGCCGCGGCCGCCGCCCCGCACTCGGTGTCCGGCGAGGTCGTCCTCACCGACCCGCGCGAGGCCGAGAACGCGGCCAACCGCGCCGGGACGTACCCGTACGTCACCGCCTCCTCCACCGCAGTGCAGCACCCGGCGGCGATGGGCCGCGGCGCCCTGGACGACGACGGCAGCACCGTCTGGTACCCCGACCCCGAGGAGAAGCGCCCCTGGCTCGACATCGAGCTGGGCCGGCCGGTCGAGCTGAGCCACCTCACGGTGGACTTCCCGCGCGCCGACAGCGTGCTGCGCCCCATCAAGGTCACGGTCGAGGGCGGCGGCACCGTGCGCGAGGGGTGGCTGGACGGCAGCGGCCGGGTCGACTTCGCGCCGTTCACCGCCGACGCGGTGCGGATCACGTTCGAGCGCCCCGAGGGCCAGGCGCTGGAGATCGGCACCATCGCCCTGCCGGGCGTGGACCCGGTCGACCCGGTCCCCGACGGGGACGCGTCCACCGCCTGCGGCCTGGGCCCCACCCTGCGGGTCAACGGGCAGCGGGTGGAGACGCGGATCAGCGAGGGCACCCTGGCCGACCAGCTCACCGGCCGCCCGCTGCGCTACGAGAGCTGCACCGCCCTGGACCTGGTGGAGGGCGAGAACCGCATCGTCGTCGACCCCGGCAACCGGTACGAGGTCCGCTCCGCAGTGGTGGGCTCGGGGGAGTCGGTGGCCGAGCGCCCCGAGGTCTCCCTGACCGCCCCCGCGACCGTGCACGAGTGGGGTCCGGGGGAGCGCCGCTTCGACGTCGAGGCCGTGGACACCGACTCCTTCCTCGTCGTCAACGAGAACTACAACGAGGGCTGGCAGGCGCGCCTGGAGGGCGGGGAGGTGCTGGAGCCGGTCCGCCTGGAGGGGTGGAAGCAGGGCTGGCTGCTGCCGGCGGGCAGCGCGGGCACCGTGACCCTGACCTACACCCCCGACGCCGCCTACCACCGGGCCCTGATCGCGGGCGGTGTCCTGGCCGCCCTGCTGGTGGTCGCCGCCCTGTGGCCGCGCCGCCTGCTGCCGGGCGGCCGCGCCGGGGCCGCCGGGGCCCTGCGCGGAGCGCGCGCGCTGCCCGCGGCCGGGGCGGCCTGGCCGTCGCGGTGGTTCGTGCTCCCGCTGGGCCTGGCGTACGGGGTCTGGGTCGCCGGGGCGGTCGGCGCCGCCCTGGTCGGCGCCATCCTGCTGTGCATGTGGTGGCTGGGCCGCCGCGCGCCCGCCCGGCTCCGGCACGCCAAGCCGGGGAGCCCGTCCATGGGCGGGCGGCTCCTGCCCCGCCTGGCCGGACCGTGGCCGGTGGCGGTGTCGCTGGGACTGGCGGGCCTGGCGATGGCGGTGGGCACCCACCTGGCGGTCCACATGCCGTTCCACGACATCACCGACGTGGTGGGCCAGCCCTTGCGCGGCTGGGTCGCCCAGCTGCTGTGCCTGCCCGCCCTGGCCCGCCTGGTCCTGGCCCTGGGGCAGCGCCCCGACCCGTCCCGGGCCGACGCCCACCCGCGCGGGACGGGTGGCGCCCGCGGCGCGTCCGGCCCGCCGGGCCCGGGCCGGTCCCCGGACCGGCCCCGGGGCCGATCGTGGAACGGTGACGGCCCCGGCCCCGCCCCGGAGGCCGGCGGCCGGGAGAGCGACCACGAGGAGGCCCGCACATGA
- a CDS encoding SOS response-associated peptidase — protein sequence MCGRYAQSRNVQQLRLDFGLPEESLPGEDVDTRAWPPLEELEPDYNISPGRPVYAVLGPPPQGGEEAEPGPRSLHTLRWGLIPSWAKDRNIGYRMINARSETVADKPAFRTAFRRRRCLLPADAYYEWQLVGRDGTVQASTSPATDPDHKKRKAKADKKPYSVHYPGGGEPLAMAGIFERWRDPEAPEEDPAGWVWSCAVITTEAAPALAHIHERMPVIVPRQDWAAWLDPGTGPDELMHIMADTPADRLVADEVSTDVNTIKNNRPDLLTPLAAGSGPEPDTLF from the coding sequence ATGTGCGGTCGTTATGCCCAGTCCAGGAACGTGCAGCAGCTCCGGCTCGACTTCGGCCTCCCGGAGGAGTCCCTGCCCGGCGAGGACGTGGACACCCGCGCCTGGCCGCCGCTGGAGGAGCTGGAGCCGGACTACAACATCTCGCCCGGCCGCCCGGTGTACGCCGTCCTCGGCCCGCCCCCGCAGGGCGGGGAGGAGGCCGAGCCCGGGCCGCGCTCCCTGCACACCCTGCGCTGGGGGCTGATCCCCTCCTGGGCCAAGGACCGCAACATCGGCTACCGGATGATCAACGCGCGCAGCGAGACCGTCGCCGACAAGCCCGCGTTCCGCACGGCGTTCCGGCGCCGCCGCTGCCTGCTGCCCGCCGACGCCTACTACGAGTGGCAGCTCGTCGGCAGGGACGGCACGGTCCAGGCCAGCACCTCGCCCGCCACCGACCCCGACCACAAGAAGCGCAAGGCCAAGGCGGACAAGAAGCCCTACTCCGTCCACTACCCCGGCGGCGGCGAGCCGCTGGCGATGGCCGGGATCTTCGAGCGCTGGCGCGACCCCGAGGCCCCCGAGGAGGACCCGGCGGGCTGGGTGTGGAGCTGCGCCGTCATCACCACCGAGGCCGCCCCCGCGCTCGCGCACATCCACGAGCGGATGCCCGTCATCGTGCCCCGGCAGGACTGGGCGGCGTGGCTGGACCCGGGCACCGGGCCCGACGAGCTGATGCACATCATGGCCGACACCCCGGCGGACCGGCTCGTCGCGGACGAGGTGTCCACCGACGTCAACACCATCAAGAACAACCGCCCCGACCTGCTCACGCCGCTGGCGGCCGGGTCGGGGCCGGAGCCGGACACCCTCTTCTGA
- a CDS encoding DUF3068 domain-containing protein — protein sequence MSADDTAGRRALPRGTVPAAVGAFLLTLAAMLPLYVYDRVAVLPAQGRFEMTMVADGAGYLDTSRWAWVDGVRIVRNTSVSAQAHGPDWSAWEMSVDTVAEGAMIDHWSRRAIVDRDTGRAVNCCGEHVNGDRAVRQAGLVFSWPPGVGEADHPFYDAEVRAAPVMEFQGTDEVAGLTVRRYTQEIPATQVPESAREVPAWLFTPGAEGTVTAGRWLELTRTYWVEPVSGTVVNAHEARLETLRPQNASGEAHLLYAELGLRENQIAGRAEQARVRSLLLRSLDSWAPWALGPAGGLLLVAGGAIALRDRSRDAGRDGRGGAEGAGAPADSDVTDGKRVPSA from the coding sequence ATGAGCGCGGACGACACCGCGGGGCGGCGCGCCCTGCCCCGGGGCACGGTCCCGGCGGCGGTCGGCGCCTTCCTGCTGACCCTGGCCGCGATGCTGCCGCTGTACGTGTACGACCGGGTGGCGGTGCTGCCCGCCCAGGGCCGGTTCGAGATGACGATGGTCGCCGACGGCGCCGGGTACCTGGACACGTCCCGGTGGGCGTGGGTGGACGGGGTGCGGATCGTCCGCAACACGTCCGTCAGCGCCCAGGCCCACGGCCCGGACTGGTCGGCCTGGGAGATGTCGGTGGACACCGTCGCCGAGGGCGCGATGATCGACCACTGGAGCCGCCGGGCCATCGTCGACCGGGACACCGGCCGCGCCGTCAACTGCTGCGGCGAGCACGTGAACGGCGACCGGGCGGTCCGCCAGGCAGGGCTGGTGTTCTCCTGGCCCCCCGGGGTGGGGGAGGCCGACCACCCTTTCTACGACGCCGAGGTGCGGGCCGCGCCCGTCATGGAGTTCCAGGGGACCGACGAGGTCGCCGGGCTGACCGTGCGCCGCTACACCCAGGAGATCCCCGCGACCCAGGTGCCCGAGTCGGCCCGCGAGGTCCCCGCGTGGCTGTTCACCCCCGGCGCGGAGGGCACGGTCACCGCCGGCCGCTGGCTGGAGCTCACGCGCACCTACTGGGTGGAGCCGGTGTCCGGCACGGTCGTCAACGCCCACGAGGCGCGGCTGGAGACGCTGCGCCCGCAGAACGCCTCCGGCGAGGCGCACCTGCTCTACGCGGAACTGGGCCTGCGGGAGAACCAGATCGCGGGCCGCGCCGAGCAGGCCCGGGTGCGCTCCCTGCTGCTGCGCTCCCTGGACTCGTGGGCGCCCTGGGCCCTGGGCCCGGCCGGCGGCCTGCTGCTGGTCGCCGGGGGCGCGATCGCCCTGCGCGACCGCTCCCGGGACGCGGGCCGCGACGGCCGCGGGGGCGCGGAGGGGGCGGGAGCGCCCGCGGATTCGGATGTCACGGATGGGAAGCGGGTGCCGTCGGCGTAG